A stretch of the Chitinophagaceae bacterium genome encodes the following:
- a CDS encoding 30S ribosomal protein S18, with translation MGGGNKEIKYLTAPKIVKRQKKYCRFKKNGIKYIDYKETEFLLKFVNEQGKLLPRRLSGNSLKYQRKMAEAVKRARQLALMPYVTDLLK, from the coding sequence ATGGGTGGCGGAAACAAGGAGATTAAATATCTCACCGCTCCTAAAATCGTTAAACGGCAAAAGAAATATTGCCGTTTCAAGAAAAACGGAATCAAATACATAGACTACAAAGAGACGGAGTTTCTATTGAAGTTTGTAAACGAGCAGGGTAAGTTATTGCCACGCAGATTAAGTGGTAATTCACTTAAATACCAACGCAAGATGGCTGAAGCCGTAAAGCGCGCCCGCCAATTGGCTTTGATGCCTTATGTAACTGATCTTTTAAAGTAA
- the rpsF gene encoding 30S ribosomal protein S6: protein MPNNYETVVIFSPLLSEEDVKREIAKITKTVTDAGATIVEERNWGLRQLAYPIQGKSNGIYYIMEFAGPSTLISKLEVEYKRDENIIRFLTVKLDKYGMDYNDRRRKGLVGKKKDPKDEKELNSVSAQA from the coding sequence ATGCCTAATAACTATGAAACGGTAGTCATTTTCTCACCTCTTCTTTCAGAAGAAGATGTGAAGAGGGAGATTGCTAAGATTACCAAAACGGTAACTGATGCCGGCGCAACCATTGTCGAAGAACGTAACTGGGGTCTTCGTCAGCTGGCATATCCAATCCAGGGTAAGTCCAATGGTATTTACTATATCATGGAATTTGCCGGCCCTTCTACGCTTATCAGTAAGCTGGAAGTGGAATACAAACGGGATGAGAATATCATCCGTTTCCTCACCGTGAAACTGGACAAATACGGCATGGACTACAATGACCGCCGTCGTAAAGGTTTAGTTGGAAAAAAGAAGGACCCAAAAGATGAAAAAGAACTCAACAGCGTTTCAGCCCAAGCCTAA
- the ade gene encoding adenine deaminase, whose protein sequence is MKIRGNIADLYAEKIFPGEVTVLNGFIQEINPLYELQFDNYILPGFVDAHVHIESSMLIPSEFARLAVIHGTVATVSDPHEIANVMGTAGVEYMLENGSKVPFHFNFGAPSCVPATMFETAGAIMDSTEIEKLLEINEIRYLSEMMNYPGAIAGDEEVLKKISAAKKKGKPVDGHAPGLTGDAVLKYIARGISTDHECFTYQEGLFKIQHGMKVLIREGSAAKNFDALIPLLNDYPEMIMFCSDDKHPNDLMRGHINQLVIRALSHKIDFWKVFRAATSNPVNHYQLKSGLLREGDSADFIVVNNLNELKVLQTYIKGILVAENGKSLIEKVTTTTINNFNCNKKQPDDFKIFYGEEFPPVPGLSSREPSIKVIEASDGQLITQTFLHPLSKLINSANELMPDVANDILKFSVVNRYANAKPSVAFIKNIGLQSGAIASCVGHDSHNILAAGVSDEMICKAVNAIIDSKGGLAVVSEKETFILPLPVAGIMTNADAFEVAAAYENMDAEAKKLGSRLSAPFMTLSFMALLVIPQLKLSDKGLFDGSKFGFTSLFD, encoded by the coding sequence ATGAAAATCAGAGGCAACATAGCAGATCTGTATGCAGAAAAAATTTTCCCGGGAGAAGTTACTGTTCTGAATGGTTTCATTCAGGAAATTAATCCGCTGTATGAATTGCAATTTGACAATTATATTCTGCCTGGATTTGTGGATGCACATGTTCATATAGAAAGTTCCATGTTGATTCCATCAGAGTTTGCACGGTTGGCTGTAATTCATGGCACAGTGGCTACCGTTTCCGATCCGCATGAAATTGCCAATGTGATGGGAACAGCAGGCGTGGAGTATATGCTTGAAAATGGAAGCAAGGTGCCGTTTCATTTCAATTTCGGAGCGCCGTCTTGTGTGCCGGCTACGATGTTTGAAACAGCAGGAGCAATAATGGATTCGACAGAAATTGAAAAATTGCTCGAAATAAATGAGATCAGGTATCTCTCTGAAATGATGAATTATCCCGGCGCTATTGCAGGTGATGAGGAAGTGCTCAAAAAAATTTCGGCAGCTAAAAAAAAAGGTAAGCCGGTTGACGGACACGCTCCGGGTTTAACCGGTGATGCAGTGTTGAAATATATTGCGAGAGGAATCAGCACAGATCACGAATGCTTCACTTACCAGGAAGGCCTGTTCAAAATTCAACACGGCATGAAGGTGCTGATCAGGGAAGGAAGCGCCGCTAAAAATTTCGATGCATTGATACCATTGCTGAATGATTATCCGGAAATGATCATGTTCTGTTCTGATGATAAGCATCCCAACGACCTGATGCGTGGGCATATCAATCAACTCGTGATTCGTGCATTGTCTCATAAAATTGATTTCTGGAAAGTATTTCGCGCCGCAACCTCTAATCCGGTCAATCATTACCAATTGAAAAGTGGCTTGCTTCGCGAAGGCGATTCAGCGGATTTTATTGTTGTAAATAACCTGAATGAACTGAAGGTGCTTCAAACCTATATCAAAGGAATTCTAGTGGCTGAAAATGGAAAAAGCCTGATTGAAAAAGTAACAACAACAACCATCAATAATTTTAATTGCAATAAAAAACAACCGGATGATTTTAAAATTTTCTACGGGGAAGAATTTCCACCAGTACCAGGACTCTCAAGTCGTGAACCATCCATAAAAGTAATCGAAGCATCCGACGGCCAGCTTATCACGCAAACCTTCCTTCATCCACTTTCCAAACTTATCAATTCAGCAAATGAACTAATGCCGGATGTCGCCAACGATATTCTTAAATTTTCTGTTGTCAATCGTTATGCAAATGCAAAGCCTTCAGTCGCATTTATAAAAAACATAGGATTACAAAGCGGTGCCATCGCATCCTGTGTAGGCCACGACAGTCATAACATATTGGCAGCAGGTGTTTCGGATGAGATGATTTGTAAGGCTGTAAATGCGATCATTGATTCGAAAGGAGGATTAGCAGTTGTTTCAGAAAAGGAAACCTTCATATTGCCGCTTCCCGTTGCGGGAATTATGACCAATGCAGATGCATTTGAAGTGGCGGCAGCGTATGAAAATATGGATGCCGAGGCAAAGAAACTTGGTTCCCGGCTGTCGGCACCATTTATGACTTTATCGTTCATGGCATTATTGGTAATACCGCAATTAAAGTTGAGCGATAAAGGATTATTTGATGGAAGTAAGTTCGGATTTACTTCACTCTTTGATTAG
- the rplI gene encoding 50S ribosomal protein L9 yields the protein MELILLQDVDKLGRENELVKVRPGFARNFLIPQRLAVVADEGQKKMLEERMKQETRREEKLLKQINSVVEVLKNTKYMIGAKTGTSGKIFGSVTTIQLSHAIKKQSNLPVDRKKITLPDDISTLGEYKANINLHKDVNVEVAFEVISE from the coding sequence ATGGAACTCATCTTATTACAAGACGTAGATAAATTGGGCAGGGAGAATGAACTGGTAAAGGTTCGCCCCGGCTTTGCACGTAATTTTCTTATTCCCCAAAGACTGGCTGTAGTGGCTGACGAAGGGCAAAAGAAAATGTTGGAAGAGCGTATGAAGCAGGAGACCAGGCGTGAAGAAAAGTTGCTCAAACAGATCAACAGTGTGGTGGAAGTATTAAAGAATACAAAGTACATGATTGGCGCCAAAACAGGTACCAGTGGTAAGATATTCGGCAGTGTAACTACCATTCAATTGTCACATGCCATTAAGAAACAATCCAATCTTCCGGTTGATCGTAAAAAAATCACATTACCTGACGATATAAGCACGCTCGGAGAATACAAGGCAAACATCAATCTTCATAAAGATGTGAATGTGGAGGTAGCATTTGAGGTGATATCCGAATAG